The Intrasporangium calvum DSM 43043 sequence GGGTTGCCGACGGCGACGGGCGACGACTCGGTGAGGCCGTAGCCCTCGATGAGCAGGCCGCCGGTCACCGACTCCCACAGCTCGAGCGTCTCGGTCGGCAGGGCCATCGCCCCGGAGATCGCGAAGCGGGCCGTGGACAGGTCGACACCGCGGGCCCGTGCCTCAGAGGCGAACTTCTCGTAGATCGGCGGCACGGCGGGGATGAACGTCGGAGGGTGCTTCTTCGCAGCCGCCAGGAGCAGGTCGACGTCGAACTTCGGGAAGAGCACCAGCCGGGCACCCATGCTCATCGCGAACGTCAGGCACAGCGTGAGCCCGTACGCGTGGAACATCGGCAGCACGCCGTAGACGACCTCCTGGCCCGGGACCAGGCCGGGAACCCACGCCCGGCCCTGCGCGGCGTTGGCGGCGAGGTTGAGGTGGCTCAGCATGGCCCCCTTCGGGACACCCGTGGTGCCACTCGTGTACTGGATGACGGCGAGGTCGTCCACAGCCGGCTTCGGGTGGTTCGGGTCGATCCGGCCCTGCCGCAGCAGCTGCCCCCACGGGATGCTGCCGGGCGCGGGCCCGGTGAGGGCGGACCGGAGGGCGCGCACCTTCGGGACGGGGAGGCCGAGAGCGAGCCGCTTGACGAGGGGCATGGCGTGGACGAGGTTGACGGCGATGACGTGCGTGACACCGGGGAGCTTGCTCACGATGGGGGCGACCTTGTCCCAGACGATGGCGACCGTGGCCTCGTGGTCCGTGAACTGCGTCGCCATCTCGGTCGCCGTGTAGAGCGGATTGTGCTCGACCACCACGGCGCCGAGTCGGAGCACGCCGTAGAAGGCGACGACGTGCTGAGGACAGTTGGGCAGGACCAGCGCCACCCGGTCGCCCTTGCGGACCCCGAGCCGCCGCAGGCCCTCCGCAGCCTGCGCCACCTGCGCGTCGAGCTGCGCATATGTCGTCTCTGCCTCGAAGAACTCGAGGGCCACCCGGTCCCCGAACCGCGCAACTGCGGCGTCCAACAGGTCGGTCAGTGACTGTGTCACGGGCTCGATGTCAGCGGGAACGCCCTCGGCGTAGCTGCCCAGCCAGATCCGTTCCATCCCCACAGCGTCGTTGGCCACGGCCCGTTCCTTCTTTCTGGTTTCGCTGGATCTGCTCTGGGCGCGGCCGGCGGCCGTGTTCGCCTGTCGTCAGCTGCTCGTGGAGCCCCGGCACGCTGACGGAGGCTCGGGTGATGCCCTCGTGGTGATCCTCGTCGGCCGGGATCGTCTTGGGGCTGATCGACCACAGGAACCAGCCGAGGACTCCGAGGGGCACCTCGAAGAAGTGGGTGTAGAGGGAGAAGAGGACGACCCCCGCGG is a genomic window containing:
- a CDS encoding long-chain-fatty-acid--CoA ligase; translation: MERIWLGSYAEGVPADIEPVTQSLTDLLDAAVARFGDRVALEFFEAETTYAQLDAQVAQAAEGLRRLGVRKGDRVALVLPNCPQHVVAFYGVLRLGAVVVEHNPLYTATEMATQFTDHEATVAIVWDKVAPIVSKLPGVTHVIAVNLVHAMPLVKRLALGLPVPKVRALRSALTGPAPGSIPWGQLLRQGRIDPNHPKPAVDDLAVIQYTSGTTGVPKGAMLSHLNLAANAAQGRAWVPGLVPGQEVVYGVLPMFHAYGLTLCLTFAMSMGARLVLFPKFDVDLLLAAAKKHPPTFIPAVPPIYEKFASEARARGVDLSTARFAISGAMALPTETLELWESVTGGLLIEGYGLTESSPVAVGNPIGLARRPGAVGVPFPSTEIRVVDPERPTVDRSPGERGELLVRGPQVFSGYWRKPEETALSLLDGGWLRTGDIVEVDGDGFVSVVDRIKEVIITGGFNVMPSEVETVLRHFPGVTDAAVVGLPRSDGSEEVVAAVTVEDPDAFDPEAAREHCRTHLAAYKVPRRVEVLEDLPRTIIGKVLRREVRDLLLAG